The Procambarus clarkii isolate CNS0578487 chromosome 18, FALCON_Pclarkii_2.0, whole genome shotgun sequence genome segment GACTCATGTAGAATTTGTCTTAAACATTTCAGCAGTTTGACACACATTTGCTAAGGAATTCTTGTTGCAGGTCTTATTTTAATTTATGTGGTATTAGTGCCACTAATCTACTTTTAAATAACAAAGATGTATGGGAAGGATAAAGATTTTCTTACTGTATACTTGCAAAGAGGAAAGTTGAATAGAAGCTGTACCCTTTATTTCTTAGCAGTTCTCATTTGGAAAATGAGATCTGTTAGCATTTTCATTTAACTGAAATAAGTGTTTATTTCAGGCATGGATATTCTCGAGGGAAAAGAGGGAGGAACTTGGCTGGGTATTTCCGAAGCTGGTAAGATTGGCTGCTTACTCAATATTTTCCAACCTTCAGACAAGTTCGAAGAAAATGTAACTTCAAGAGGTTTCTTAGTTGTCAATTATCTTAAAGCAGATCAGAGTGGATCAGAATACTTGGAAAATATAGCTAAGTTAGATGCTGTATACAACCCGTTTAATTTGTTAATGATGGACCCAGGAGAGCATTCCTACAATATAACATATTATAATAGTCAGATAAAGTTGTCTCAGAAGATTCAGTCAGGCGTTCATGGATTTGGTAACTCAGCAATCAACAAGCCATTCAAAAAAGTTCAGAAAGGTAAACAAAAATTCCAAGAGATTATTGAAGCTTATGGAAAAACAGAGTGTGAAGAAAAACTTATAAATGAACTCATTATTATGATGCAAGACACCAAAAAGTATTTTCCTGATGAACAATTAATAGATCAAGGCAAAGGTCACTCAGAAGACTTTGTGAAGACTCTCTCCAGCATTTGGGTCACCTTCCCTGCTCATAATTATGGAACAAGGTAAGAAATTAGTGAAGAGTAAAGACAAATGTAATAATGTAGTGTGAAAATCCACTAGGGCTAGAGGTGGGCGCAAACCTACGACCCCGGCATTGccaagccgcatactctaccactagaccaccgCTGACTTGTTaatgtagtgtgttgtggggccACATAAAACTGTTAAACTAAGTGCATACTACTTTGCTCATCTTTTTTCCATTTTGTTTTTTCTTCCTTGTTGTTTTCCTATTTCTTTCCTTCTGAATTCCCACTCACAATTTTCAGTCTCTCCAGACATTGTCTATactgtatagtcatactggcttagtacttttttgttttttataatttcagTTTCTCCAGACATTGTTGTAATGACCACAGGTAACCTTGTGGTGGTTTGGAAGATTCATGGCCTTTATGgcctggtctctgaccaggcctctagGTTGAtggtttggtcaaccaggctgttaagaCACAGGTGCTTGTATTCTGACTTATGAATCACAGCCCCATTGATCAGTTATCCTTTTGgaagtgtttatcaagttctctttttgAACACGGTGAGAGGTCTGCTAATTATGCCCATTAGGTTTAaagtgtgttgaaaagtcttgggcccttaATGTTGGTAGAATTGTCTCTTAGTGTACCTATTGTACCTCTAGTTTTTAATGAGCCTATTTTGCACTtccagccatgcctcctggttTCATGTGAGACCAGGTGGCATGGCAGaattggaaccagtccctctaatatttttcatGTAAATTACTTCGTATCTTTCTCGCTTGtgatctagagaatacagattaaaAATTTCAAGTTGTCTCAATAATTTAAATGTTTTATTAAGTGGATTTTGACAGTAAAAGAGCTTTGCacattctccaggtcagcaatttctccaggttTGAATGGGGCTAttattgtgcaacaatattccactctatggagcactagtgtcttaaaaGGTATCATCATTAGTATGGCATATCTTCTttgaaggttcttgttatccaacctgtcatttttcttgcagttgtgatggttactttattgtgttttacaaaagtaaggtcttctgacatgattactcccaaaatcttttacattgctttttcattataattgtgtgatttgactgcattttataTGTGGGTTATGTTGTTCCATAGCACAGGAGCTAGAACATATCTTCACTAAACAGCATGTTATTTTCTGTGATCCATTGGAAGATCTGATTTATatcagattggaggtttgctgtgtcctctatttgtcaactctcatgaaaatcctagtgttatTTGTAAAGGGTGATATAGAACTACAGTTTATGTCCTTgtttatgtccgatatgaggttgAGACAGgatcaagcacagtaccctggggggaatGAGCTTTTCAATGATCcagattttactttgttgactattacactgtCGAGTCTGTTAATTAGGAAATTAAAGATCCATCTTCCTACTTTGCGAGTAATtccttttatgtgcaataacaccatgaccACGCTTATTGAAAGCTTCCACAAAATCTTTGAATATTTCATCAGCAGTATGCTTGTCTGTGATTCTCTATTATCATTTACAGCTGGCATACTCAGATTTCCAACAGTTTCTCTGCAAACATTTCCCATGCTAGTATTCATATACCTCAGCATAATAATTTTCCCACAATTATTTGATTGTTTCTAAACACCTCCATCTTGTTATTTCCTCTAACATTCTCCTCATTTATTGGGGCATAGGCACTTTGAATGGTGCCTCAGTATTTTTGCTTGAAATTTTTATAGTGTATATAAATGTATTATAGAAGAGCGCACAGTTTGAAAAATCAGTAAGCCATGGGTACACAAAGAGCTATTTATGTTTTAGGGGTCTTAAAAACTCAAAGCTAATTTCCTCTCTTCACGAGTGAGAATTTTGCGGTTTAAAATGTGTATTCAATTTACTAATTTTCTAGTCTACCAGTGTGTGTCTGCTGAGGTGCAGTAACTGATTAGAAAATGTAGTTTACATGCTTTTCAAAGGCATATGGTATTTGTTACCAATGCTGTGAATGCTGGTTAATTGAATTTTCAAATCATATGATAATAGTTATGTGAAAATATTTCCACAGGACAACTACAGTCATCCTTGTGGACCACTCCGACAGAGTTGTGTTTAAGGAACGAACAATGAAGGAACCAATCAACCTGGAAGCAATTGAATGGGAAGTAAATGAGTTTAGTTTCAATTTGAAAAAAGATTGAACAATttctaaataaatataattacaaTGTAACAGTACTGCatctacatgtatgatacatttaTTTTGAAGGGAGACAGTGACTTTGTCTTAGCAACCTTTGTAGATGTGTTAAAAGTAATGCAGTCTGTGAAGACTTTTTATTAAGTCTTTTAGTGCCATGAACAACTATCCAAATTGCAATGCCAAATCTTTTTAAATCTTTAAAAGCAAATATATTTTCGTATAGGATTATAAGCATACAAATTCCAAATACATAATACACCAAAGAAAGTAAAGTAATATATTTTTGTTTCATGTTAATTTACAGTCCAATACTTCAGAAGAAAAGTAGCATGGCTTGACAGGGAATATTGATGCTCTAAGGGCTTGTGTATGTATAGGATGACAGCCCTTCGTGCAAGGCTAGTTATTTTATTGTATTGTTAGAGTTGACATTTTAATTTACATGCTACTTGTTGATTTTTACTTTGATTATATCAGAGTCCAAAGTAATATGTTAAAGTATCAAAGAGTATCATTAAGAGTAGCAAGAATGTACTGAACATTTTCCAATAATTAGGATAGAGTTGCTGGACATCAACCACTTGAGTACTAGAGTATTACTTTGTTTATAAGTTGATTACAAATAAATTTAATACTATTTTAGAAAGCTGTAAGGTATGATTTGAAGAAGGAGTCATTTATCCATAAATTGATGTCACATTTAGCTTGAAGATGTAACATGTACAGTACTGAAATATTAATCAAAACACTATACATAGATGGTTGTTATTATGGCATAAAGAAAGCAGTTGGCCACGTTGTACCAGTGGTCAGACAGGTAGTTATATCACCCAATTTTAAATGCATTTTACCAGCATGAACATTTATATGTATTATGATAGACATTATATCTACCTACCTTTCAATGCTATCCATTCCTGTAATATCCTACTAGATACCCACACAGTCATAATCCAAATGGCAATCCaaactacactggtagtttgtatcATAGGAACTACTGAACACTATTGCCAAACATTAATGTACTCGACAGCATGGTGTCAGTATGTTTTGGTGGTATTTTCCATTGATTTGGAGACCCTTGATTTTGGACCACCCACCGGATTGGCAGGCTCATAGTTTGGTTGTTTCTTTCCTGGGATCCTTTGAGTGTTAAAATGTGATATTAATGTACAATTGCAGGGTACTGTAATCTGTACTGTAATTGTTTGTTAATTTGGCAAAAGTTTGTTTTGGTAGCTGTCCTTGAGCTCCATGTGGCACCAATTGTCAGCCATTTAAATTTTTCCTATACAGTAAGCACCATTCTGAGTGTTTACTTTTCTACATCCTAAAGATCTTACGTTTGACTgaaattaaaaaaacaaaatagaATATATTGTTTTAAATTAAAAATATTAGACATATTTCATGATATTAAATGAAATGAGTTAATTTATCTTACATTTTATGCATATATAATGTTGTGACTTGAAGTTCTAGAGATTTCATGTGGACACCCTGTATGTTTGAATAGCTCCTATCATTTAGATTTATTCAGCTACATATGCAGTATATTTTTTCTGATAAGAGCCTCTTGGTGGTTCCCCTGAAACTATCTTGCCGAGATGGCTCCCTACTACCAGGTCACATCAGCTGCAGGAGTACTGTTTGGTCTCCCAGGGATCAGAGCCAGAATGTGGTCCCCTCACAGGCACAAGGAGCAGGGGACTTATTGTCACCCTCAtcaggaaagcatccagaaagtcagcaaagctTTACAGATACCTGCATAGTTCATTAGAAGTGAAGCATCAAAACAGCCAAACAACTCTGCAAATGATTCATTTGCGAATAATTGGTTCACTGGAAACTAGCTCGAACTCATTAGTATCAATGGCAGCCACCAGGTGGGCCAAGGCACCCAGGCAACAGCCAGCTCCCAAGGTCAGTCCTGTCGCTGATGTTGACTAGCTTACTAGTGTGCTCGTCAGGGTCACCAATTGTCACAGCAGGTCCCACTACTTCTCAGCTAAGTACTGGTCATCCTTTGGACCTGTCCTTTGTCTTTGTGATTTGCTTATTGAATTTTCTTTTAGTATTTGATTCACGTGCACGTGTTTATTTCCTGACAAAGCCAACTTGTGGTCTACCATCGGATCTGCGATATTCCTAAAAATGCTGCTTTGGCCGAGTTTCCAGGCCCATAATCACTTCTTCAACATAGTACCTGTCGTCTCTTCTAATTCTTGGTAAGTTTCTTGTTTTACTCTTTCTCTATggatagttagcttcagggagctgctAAAGGGTTCCTCCCAGAAAACTAGCCTTGAATGTCATGAAATGCCTCTCTATGGTGGAGCCCCATGGCTCCCTTCCTCCCtactaggtttgtcagatcattgtgcatcagctcacctaccagtaaaataCGTGCCTGGAAACTAGACAGGTATTGTGGGTTGCATTATGGGAAATgttttatatagattattaaaatttTTTACTTAAAGCCCTAAAACTTACCCATATTTCTTCTCTTGAGTTTGAACGTGATACAGTAGTAGTGTCCTATACAGAGAATGTTAACCCCCAGTTGCACTAGCAGtttatcttgcattttcttcaaaTGTATTTATCACTTGATAACTATTTCCAGCTCTACTTGGTAATTTGTTGATGCCTATTACCATACTTGAATTTCACAAAATGTTACTCATTCTCACTCATTCAATCTTCTTTATCCCTTCTCTGGCGGTATGATGCCTACTTAATATCTAgcttatttttatatttaccttatTCTAATTGCATATACTGTGCTGTAATtattacaatactgtactgtaatttcaCCTAACCTGTGGACAGTAATAAAAGAAGCTCCAGTGGTATTTACAGTACATAGTGTTGATGTGGATAACACTGCATATTTTTAGGAGTTCTAGACATCATATGCTGAAGTAACATTTCATATTAGACCTTATGTATTTGAGCTTCAGATGGTattatatgtgctcacctagttgtatttgcaagGGGGTGAGCCATGGCTTTTGGGTTCCACCTTCCAATTCTTAATCATCTGGCAGAGCTCCATATGAATTATGGAGTGAATAttataggacattaattatactgTATACAATACctgtatttatacacaatataaaatttatttgttctcaactgatGTTTTTAAATATCTTATAACTactctataaaaaaaaatagagcgAGTGAATGTGAGGATACGAGATGAAGTGGGGCTTCAGTGTTGGGGGGGTTACAATGGTGTGAATATTACACGAGAAATGGCAGAGAACAAGGCTAAGTGCAACTATGTTAAGGAGTACATGCTCTTTTTAGGAGGACAACTAATGAGTTAaatttcaagtatgtttattgagacaagaaaaaaatacatctcaaagggatagagtagcttaggctatttctatctcTCTAAGACAACTAATGAGCAGCACACAAAAACAGGCAATAAGACGACTGGAGTGCTGCTAATTCTCTATGATGTTCTCACAGTATGAAAGACTAATTTTAAATGTACAATACTCTAGTATATTCTTAACCATTTCCTGTTCCATGTGCTTGTCTTCTCCCTGCTGATGGCTCCCTACCCATTGGGAAATTAGTTAATCATGATGAATGGATGTATATACCATGTTGATACCTAATAACTTATGTCCTTTTGCAGTACTATTATGGTTATACAGTATTTTGCTAGTCTGTTGTTAGTCTCAGACATACTTGTCTGCAGTGCTGCCAATAAAGTTGCATAACATTGTTGTTACTGAAACTTGATAACTATTGTATACTAGAATACAGGATTCAACATGTTTGATGGCCCAGGTAGAAATATTAAATACAATCTCAGTTCAGCTTCAAACTGAATGCAAATTTGGAGACCAACTAGTATAAAGTCAAATGTGCAAAATCTTATTAGCCTAATGCAAAATTTTGCAAGGGTCACAGTTTACCTTTATCAGATTTAGTTTAAACAAAATTTATAAACTGTTTACATTCTTATTAATGCCTACAGCTGATTCCCTACAGTCAGTAGGCCTACAAAAAACATTGTCTAAAAAAAACAGGCCTACAAATTGTTGTTCTTCTTCAGTACTGTCACATTTTGTCCTTGGACGTCCCTTACTCATATCGTGTAGGGATCCAGTTCATTTAAATTTGTTCACAAGTTCATGAATCGTTTTGATCTAGAACCAAGTCTATGAAATTTCCTTGTAAATCTTTCTCTGATTTTATTATATTGCAATTCTTTAATATGCTATGTCGCAACAAAGATGCGTTCTTGTGTATTTATTATTAGTACAGTATTGTATTATGGTTCTGAAAAAAATTGACAATTTATAAATTTCACATTTATAACACATTAAAGATGATTACCATtacattttttcttattttaaccATCATAGCCTTTAATTGTTTCTGATTTCATATAAATTGGTAGCTAATTCTGAGACACCCTGTACATAGGAAAGAGAATGGTTAGCAACTACCAGATGTGACCTTTCCCTTTGAAATATCTCTGGCTAGGTTAAGTACTGTATTAGTCACAATTTTCTACTAATGGGAACTTTATAGAACAAAGGCCTACACCATATGGTCAGAACTGCATTGTCCTGCTAATAGTTGCACACTTCAAAGAATGTTTCAATTTTAAAGAATGGAAATTTTGCTTTGTCAGTAAAATCCTCCATGGATCAGTGTCTTTTGACATCAATAATCTTGCATTTCTGTTATTCAAAACAGTGGCTagaaacttcagaatattctgtgaCACAGTGCTTCTGGGGTTGATGCTTTCTTCTGATTAcagtagtacagtacagtactttgtaGGCATGATGAAAATTTTGGTTACTGGGGCTTTGCATCATTTACTACATACTTATTTGACAGGAGCTCACTACAGTACATTCAAATTACTATTAGTAATCACCAAAAGAAAGCAAGTCTAGAAGCCCATACAGTATAGTGCAGTCTGTCAAAGAATATTTAGTATTATAATTGTTCAATGTTAGGCTCAAGGCAAAAACAAAGTACAGTATATCAATTTGTGAAATAAAATTCCTAGAGTAAAGTATAACTGGTAATAATTGAGGAACAAGAAAAAACAATAATAAGCGGAATAATGGCCCTTTTGGGTCCATTTATTTATTAGGACTTAACATGAATGCTAGAGAGCTCGAGGACCTCTCACTGGGTCCATTGTGACCGAGAACTGGGCCCCATGTCCTACACCAATCACTCCACCCTTGTTGGTGAATGTAATAAGTGTCTGTGACGTTGAGGAGTTGAGCTCAGAGTGGCCGCTGCTTCAGTGTCGTCTTTGCTTATCAAGATGTTAATGTGTCCATTTTCTCTCATGCAAAACTGAATTAGACTGACCCAACTTTTGCTTTCTTTTGCATCAGCAATAAAAttaaaagaaattgcctgaaaaAGTTAGTACCTTCACATTTCACTGAAGTTAGACCACCGAGAGCTTTCTTTTCTGTCATCTGGGCTATTAACACATCCAAAAAAGGGCTGTGTTTTCTTCTGGATATATCTTGACAAAATAAATGAGCTATCAGCACTGACTGTCCCATGCCACAGCCGTCATCTGGATCACACTGCTACCCTGGGTGACAGACTGCTGGCCTATTGGTCTGGGGGTAGTGGAATAAGCTATATGGCTGGTTGGACTTGTAATCTGAAAGAGTGGACCAAAATCCTCCCTGTAGGACAGCTGGACTCGAGATGGCTCTGTGCCGCTTCACTGGTCAGCGGCTTGGGCTGCACCCACTATCTTGGTTcacaacacatatggcaaaatgaaACACAACATTCAGACTTACATCAATGGTGCAAGATGCAGTGCCTGGAAGCCAAGTCAACCGACCAAGTACACTTTTTAAGTACCGCGCTTCACTAGGACTTGTAAGTACAAAAATAATAAAGTTTCATTGTACAGAGTTGTCTGAGTTTACAGTGGTGAGGTTTCCTTGACTCATAGTACATTGTACAACCTCTGGCTTGCTGAGTTCACATTCCCAGCCACCAGGTACTGCAACTGGCAGCACAATTATCAGTATCAGTCACATTGTTGACTTTTGTAATGATACAATTCAAGATCAAATGGTAAACTATTTCAATACTAGTAAAGCAGAAACAGAGGCAAAACAATGTGACACTCAAAATGCACAAGGGAAGAGAGGGAAGCACACTCGCTGAGTCACTGAGAGACTAGCTTCCGGGTATGACATTTATGTGTAGCCACAAAAATAAGTAATCTTGAATCAGGCTCACATTTTTCTAGTTAGAAATTTCTGACTTTAATAACAAATTATATAGATAATCAATAAAAGGTATTATGTTGCTCTTTCATTATTGCATGTAATAAACATAAAAAATAGCTACATTGGGACAACATTCAGATTGTAGCCAAAGTGGTTGCCTAACATCCTCAAGTATTTTGTAGTACTGTAATAAACTATTGTCTGAATGCAAAAAACAACAAAAAGGTGATCTTACACAGGGTTATCTCTGGCCTAGCCAACAAGTGTCTTAGCATGAGGAGCAAGGTAGGTCATTTGTTCTTCAGTATTACGTTCTCAATGAAAATGTGTGCTAAATATTGACTACGTTACTTTTATCAAACGGTATCCAGCTCTCATGACACTGTGCTTCCCATCTCTGCTTGTTATATACTACAGTATTCTAGGTTCAGTGAGGGGCCCATATTGTTTTTGGTTTTCTTCCCATGGTCTTGGCCAAGGTTCAACAATGCCAAATATGAATGTCACAAAAGCATAATATTCTTTTTCTTGAGTGAGTTTGGAACACAACTTGAAAATATCACAACATTGTTAATATCACAAAGAGAAACATTTTGTGCCTTTGGTTCATTCGAAATGACAAATAATAAGAAAAGTAAAACAGGACAGACTATTTGCAATGAAGTATTATGCAGTGATAATTTGTTTCCAAAAACATTTATGTAACAAAACAAtattcctgaaaatttgttttagaaaaaatataaattaatgataATGTTGCACCCTGCAGTCTATCTTGGCAGAGTGAGACTTCATGGAATTACATACAAAAATATCAATTTCTATGAAACAGGCAGAGTTTTCCATGAAGAGGACACATTGGAATAAAAATAATTCTCTTCCCATCATTATTTCCAACACTGAAGAGGAAGAATTAAATAAGTCCATAGTAAAGATGGGCAGAGAAGAGAATCTGCCCTAAACATAAAGCTATGTTACACACAGACACCAATCCATGTTTTGGGTTACTAACCTGGGTAATTAACAGTTAATAGGGACATTAAGTTATACAGCAAACACACTGCCCACAACTCTTAAGTCACTGCTTGAGACCTACAACATTTTCTTCAAACCAACTCAACATGATGACCACACTTGTTTTATGGTGCTGTCTATTACTTGCATGACTGACTACTGTTGTAATGATCGCTCAAGAGGTGTGTAAGAATTCCGGCCACTGTCCTACTATCTATCGACGGCTGTTTACCAAACCACATATCTGAGGTCATTCATTCCATTTTGTAACCCCTCACTGAGCATGTTTGACAGGATTACCTCACTAATAAACACTCGACTATTATGCACCCTTAGAATGGAAAGGAGCTGAAATGTAGACTTTCTGAGAGCAAGACCAGTTTTGTGCTGTGTCTGCTGCTATCACTTACATATTCTTTCCCTCCATTTCTTTTAAACATTGGCTCTGAATCTTCATGAGATTTATCATATGTCAAGAGCTTCTGATGTGCCAGAGTTATTAAAGTGAATGATGAAATGGCAACAGCTTAATCAATTTAAAGTTTACACATACAGAGCATCAATGTGAGGTTTGTTTATCAGTGTAACTTAACAAAAGAAACTCTCGAAACTAATTTTACATGATGTGAAAAAAATGTACAGGTACATACAATGCAAAGAAATTCTTTCATAAAAACAAGCCTATTTTTTTCTGGATAACCATTTTCTTAGTAATGTTATTAAAGCAGTCTATGTTTTTAATTAACAACACATTACACAATGAAAGTTAAAAGTATAAAGAAAAAAATCTACGTGTTGTATAACCATGCAtggcaatacagtactgtatataaatgaTTGTAGACCAGTTCTGACctcataaaatcaacaaataaaaCTGAGTCTGCATTAAAAAATAACTATCTTGCTACTTATCTGAATTTGCTACTAACAAGCAATCAAATTGTTGTTTACAGACCTAAAACCTGCCAGTCACTTACATCCTGGCAAACCAAGTAATGTTTCCTCCCTCTGGAGATCACGAGACGTGCACTGTTCACACATTGGGGTTTGCTCAGCTGTGTGTCAAATGCTACTGTATTCAAAACCAGTGTATTGTGCTGCAACACCAGAATTCCATTTAGTCACCATATGGTCACAAAATGCTTATTATTCAAGCAATTAACATTCATGTAAACTATTATAAGAATTTATACAAATGTAATATTTTAATGCAGTAATACCCAAATGGTTTTCATTATTAAATTCAATAATTCCTACTTGGCCAGATATGCTATGGCTATGTTTACCTTCATTAAATAACATTTCACTTAATGAACCACCCAAGTACATGGGCAATGCACTTGTCAAAACATTTAGATTATTAAATTACTGCTGCTGTTATTTAACAAACTCCTAAATTGGAAGTGTACCAAATCCACGTACAGTAATTTGCTCAGTAATCCTTCTGAAGCTATATCTA includes the following:
- the Tango2 gene encoding transport and Golgi organization 2 homolog, with translation MCLLFLYSNPDVKTGRYKIILVNNRDETYSRPTKPAHLWSSKIYGGMDILEGKEGGTWLGISEAGKIGCLLNIFQPSDKFEENVTSRGFLVVNYLKADQSGSEYLENIAKLDAVYNPFNLLMMDPGEHSYNITYYNSQIKLSQKIQSGVHGFGNSAINKPFKKVQKGKQKFQEIIEAYGKTECEEKLINELIIMMQDTKKYFPDEQLIDQGKGHSEDFVKTLSSIWVTFPAHNYGTRTTTVILVDHSDRVVFKERTMKEPINLEAIEWEVNEFSFNLKKD